CCGGCCTTTCACTACCATGCCTGCACGACTGCAAGCAGATAGAACAGCGACAAAGGTGACACTGTCCGGCTTATATCCTAACGCAAGCATTCGATCGAAAAGCCTAATTGCCTCATCAGGACACCCATTTATACTATAGCTAGAAATCATTGCAGTCCACAAGGCCGGATCTTTATGCGCCATTGTGTTAAATAAGTGAAGTGCAATCTTCAAACTCCCACATTTGgcatacatgtctatcagggtacTGACCACGAAAACATCCGATTCAAACCCATTTCTTACAACTGAATTGTGTACTTCCTTACCTTGTTGAAGAGCTACTAGGGCGGTGCAAGCTGGAAGAACACTTATGATAGTAACAGCATTTGGCTTGACCCCTGCCAGCTGCATTTTGTGGAACAACTTCAAGGCTTCCCCACTCTGTCCATTCTGGACATATCCTGTGATCATTGCAGTCCATGATACAACATCTTTTTCAAGCATTCCGTCAAACATTTTGAGCGCGCACTCAATAATGCCGCATTTAGCATACATTGCTACAAGGGCGTTCCCCACTTGTAAATTCAAATGCAGTCCACTACTGAGTATGCAAGCATGAATCTCCTTACCCTTATTGACATCTGAAAAGATTGGAAGAAGGCTTATGAATGTCACTGCATCTGGTTCGATCCTCGTCTTCATTTGAATGTATAACTCCAAAGCCTTGATTCCCTTCCCATTCTGCACATAACCTCCAACCATAGAGTTCCAGGACACCGTATCTCTTTCGGATGGacacattttgtcaaacactttgcgTGCATCTTCCACACGCCTGCATTTCGCATACATGGTAATAAGGGCATTCGCTGTAAACAGATCGGATTCCAATCCACATGTTATTGCACGAACATGAACTTCCCTGCCTTTCTGCAGAGCAGAAATTGCAGCGCATGCTTTGAGAACGCAGGGGAATGTAAAATGGTCTGCTTCTTGTTCATTCTGCATTTGGCAAAAGAGCTCCAGGGTTTTGTCCCAAAACCCATTCTTGGAATACCCAGTAATCATTGAATTCCATAAAAATACGCTTTCTTTGGGAATTCTGTCAAAAACCAGGCGTGCATAATCTACACTCTGCCGCTTTCCATACGCGCTTATAAGCCTAGAACCCAATATTTCATTTTCGGCGAGTCCCGTCGCAATAATCTGTCCATGAATTTGCTGCAACTGtttgatattggagcatgtttgaAACAGCTTAAAGAAAGAATGCATTATGTTGTTCTGTGTCCATGCcttgctctttctctttctcttgcttTAATGTTTGTGTGTTTGGGGATGGTGTCGAACCCGAGGCTGCGAACAGGGCTAGAAGTATTGTCATCTTGCACAGCATCCATGAATGAAAGCTACTAGGAATCGTTTTGTAATCATTTGGGAGCTGAGCCGCTCACTGAAATTGTAAAACTTAAGTAGAATTTACACAGACgatttggaagatgaaaaaacaaaCCTAAAACAAGATTTGTTTAGAACGAGGGTTATACCCCACACTAACAATGCATAATGTCCTTTCTTTCAACACAAATTATTGGGGTAAACCAAGTTCTTATGTCACCTTAACAGGGTTAGATCATCCTATtcattattattatattgtaatctaCACATCAATATCTTTATAATTCAGTGGTTTTCAGAAATTTCTTACGTCACCTTAACAGGATTGGATCTCctatttattattatattgtaatctaGACAtatctgtagatgtataaaaatgaccactttcctaagtgaatacttaatattcattttaacctcattcttctatttaattaaatgttttatattcatctatttgattaaataaattatttaatttatttaattaagttcacctaagcctttcataacctttaatttaaaaaatcactttatttaattaattcccctttctccctttttaattaaattgatcatttcaagtaaataaatctaatttatttatttaaatcctccacttgtatttaagcaagttgcatctatttttgttgaaataaagtaatttattttaattaaaattcccctccatccacttgcaaaatcctacatctcctacttgcctctctaaacccccttctagattcttctaatcacttctaaatccatctcctaaatattgtcacatccctatgcaaagggaagtcacttctcaaaccctcaaagtctttgaaaaccattaaaagctttatgtcttcaacaagttaaccttcaaagtcttcataaccattaatggttaactcaaccttttggcatggttagagactttctgcctaactcaaccttcatctaacccaagtgtttcatcaagcattcatagcTTTAACCTtgattatccctttaacccttgcacaagagtttatccttcgagtaaaagctttatccaatggatgaccctaacttaccctaaacccttacctcctaaggtaaccatcatgtcttctcaagcattgaatgcttcttacatctcctctcaagtagtctcttgttgacaattgccaccatttcattggtgagaattgtaaatatggattgataactttcaatcctggcccttgttaagattatccaatcttgaccatccattgccctatttttcctataaatagagctctcattctctcattttgagatatccaagtttcatgcatccaaTCTATAGTCATTTTGCTAAGCGTTTAGCTTCTCTTTGATACAATCAttttaataagcattttagaagtaattttaaatatcatagcatatccatgttagactagtatatcatgctaggataagtttactaatctttatcttatcatcatattcatgttagtttaaatcattctagtt
Above is a window of Cryptomeria japonica unplaced genomic scaffold, Sugi_1.0 HiC_scaffold_1258, whole genome shotgun sequence DNA encoding:
- the LOC131053199 gene encoding pentatricopeptide repeat-containing protein At3g12770-like; protein product: MHSFFKLFQTCSNIKQLQQIHGQIIATGLAENEILGSRLISAYGKRQSVDYARLVFDRIPKESVFLWNSMITGYSKNGFWDKTLELFCQMQNEQEADHFTFPCVLKACAAISALQKGREVHVRAITCGLESDLFTANALITMYAKCRRVEDARKVFDKMCPSERDTVSWNSMVGGYVQNGKGIKALELYIQMKTRIEPDAVTFISLLPIFSDVNKGKEIHACILSSGLHLNLQVGNALVAMYAKCGIIECALKMFDGMLEKDVVSWTAMITGYVQNGQSGEALKLFHKMQLAGVKPNAVTIISVLPACTALVALQQGKEVHNSVVRNGFESDVFVVSTLIDMYAKCGSLKIALHLFNTMAHKDPALWTAMISSYSINGCPDEAIRLFDRMLALGYKPDSVTFVAVLSACSRAGMVVKGRRYFDRMKLDYCIVPGLEHYACIVDLLGRAGHLDEAYDFIGNMPLKPNDDVWGALLGACRIHQNIQLGELVAEHLYDLKPKKAGYYVLMSNIYAAAGRWDGVEKVRAIMKDKRATKMPGYAWIEIKKKVHAFLVEDRAHAQSAEIYKTLEDLAGKMKEAGYVPNTNFVLQDVEEEEKEHILCSHSEKLALAFGLMNIKCPGTSIRIIKNLRICGDCHHAMKFISRIVEREIIIRDLSRFHHFKNGECSCGNYW